Proteins co-encoded in one Fusarium fujikuroi IMI 58289 draft genome, chromosome FFUJ_chr06 genomic window:
- a CDS encoding related to DnaJ protein — translation MSDHEDVLESEPPTIDPYEVLSLERTATGDDIKKSYRKAALKNHPDKVPQDQKDAAHEKFQAIAFAYAILSDPARRKRYDETGSTSESIVDSEGFNWSDYYREQYKESVSSDAIEKFAKKYKGSDEEKGDVLDAYEKYKGDMDALYETVILSDILEDDERFREIIDTAIESKKVPSFPAYTKETKKKREGRVKQARAEATEAEDYAKELGVHDKLFGGDKKGKKKKGKGSSEDDLAALIQKRQQDRSESFLDHLAEKYGAKEGKGKGKKGKKRPVEDEPSEEAFQAAASRLKGSKRSKR, via the exons ATGTCAGACCACGAAGATGTTCTGGAGAGCGAACCTCCCACTATTGACCCGTATGAGGTTTTGAGCCTGGAAAGGACTGCGACGGGCGATGACATCAAGAAATCTTATCGAAAGGCTGCGCTTAAGAACCACCCAG ATAAGGTGCCACAAGATCAGAAAGATGCTGCGCACGAGAAGTTCCAAGCTATTGCGTTCGCCTACGCCATCCTTTCCGACCCCGCCCGTCGCAAACGGTATGACGAGACTGGCTCGACTTCCGAATCGATCGTAGACTCAGAAGGATTCAACTGGAGCGACTACTACCGAGAGCAATATAAAGAATCTGTGTCGAGCGATGCGATCGAGAAGTTTGCGAAGAAGTACAAAGGctctgatgaagagaagggagatgTGCTCGATGCGTACGAAAAGTACAAAGGCGATATGGATGCGCTGTACGAGACAGTCATTCTGAGCGACATTCTGGAGGACGACGAACGTTTCCGCGAGATTATCGATACGGCTATCGAGAGTAAGAAAGTGCCCAGCTTCCCAGCCTACACAAaagagacgaagaagaagcgagagggACGCGTGAAGCAGGCCCGCGCTGAAGCTACAGAGGCCGAAGACTACGCAAAGGAGCTAGGTGTGCACGACAAGCTCTTCGGCGGCgacaagaagggaaagaagaagaagggcaagggaaGCTCAGAGGATGACCTGGCAGCACTGATTCAAAAGAGACAGCAAGATCGCTCAGAGAGTTTCCTGGATCATCTCGCTGAGAAGTATGGTGCCAaagagggcaagggcaagggcaaaaagggcaagaagcgacctgttgaagatgagccgTCAGAAGAGGCCTTTCAGGCAGCTGCTTCTCGTCTGAAGGGCTCGAAGAGGTCGAAACGGTAG
- a CDS encoding related to RIB2-DRAP deaminase: MTTIELGNHKAAMERALGLANNSPPKPTNFRVGALIVRLSDSSIIAEGYTLELPGNTHAEETCLLKLAEQHGTTEEKLSDIFNTPHALYTTVEPCFKRLSGKLPCVERVLRQKSWIKQVYVGVQEPETFVGENTGRKTLEDAGIEIHHVSGLEDEILKVATAGHIKS; the protein is encoded by the coding sequence ATGACTACCATAGAACTTGGAAACCACAAGGCCGCAATGGAGCgtgccttgggcttggccaACAATTCCCCTCCCAAGCCCACCAACTTTCGTGTGGGAGCTCTAATTGTGCGGCTAAGCGACAGCAGCATCATTGCCGAAGGATACACTCTTGAGCTTCCCGGGAACACCCATGCTGAAGAAACATGTCTATTGAAGCTGGCTGAGCAGCATGGAACGACAGAAGAGAAGCTATcagatatcttcaacacccCCCATGCTCTCTACACCACTGTTGAACCTTGTTTCAAACGGCTGAGCGGCAAACTCCCCTGCGTCGAAAGAGTCCTGCGCCAAAAGTCATGGATTAAGCAGGTCTATGTTGGCGTCCAGGAACCCGAGACTTTTGTTGGGGAGAATACAGGTCGCAAAACGCTCGAAGATGCTGGTATTGAGATCCACCATGTCTCAGGCTTGGAAGATGAGATTCTCAAGGTTGCGACTGCCGGGCATATCAAATCATGA